A region from the Ammospiza nelsoni isolate bAmmNel1 chromosome 1, bAmmNel1.pri, whole genome shotgun sequence genome encodes:
- the SALL3 gene encoding sal-like protein 3, whose protein sequence is MSRRKQAKPQHLKSDEELQAEVVSEHAVPGEGADDGDSGNESRSGSEETNVCEKCCAEFFKWTDFLEHKKSCTKNPLVLIVNEDEPAPPPAEEFPDPSPASSPSDQAESEAAEEGVQAENNDSSEVKNTEKEEEPMEVETSAEKNFQNKGTSNTATPLPQIPEPSSMTSYNMPNTNVTLETLLSTKVAVAQFSQSTRATASTSISSGVTAVAIPMILEQLMALQQQQIHQLQLIEQIRSQVAMMNRQPLRPSLSQIVAAQAGPGQASNQLQGFATSAAVQLTAVIPSAIVGQATAGQPTAFDGSQHISRPTSGTSTPNISGSGSSALPESGVPSSSNAITSITPVSVSNAPNSASQPQNASTPPSIGHGSLTSVSSLPNPLLPQTSSNSVIFPNPLVSIAATANALDPLSALMKHRKGKPPNVSVFEPKSSSEDPFFKHKCRFCAKVFGSDSALQIHLRSHTGERPFKCNICGNRFSTKGNLKVHFQRHKEKYPHIQMNPYPVPEYLDNVPTCSGIPYGMSLPPEKPVTTWLDSKPVLPTVPTSIGLQLPPTIPGVNSYGDSPSITPMSRSPQRPSPASSECTSLSPSLNTSELGVPASAESPQPVQSGSSLTKAEPVTLPPTSTRLGDLSAGGQVSAAATSSIPTVVTDSTVATSLPNPVLPAVSDQFKAKFPFGGLLDSMQTSETSKLQQLVENIDKKMTDPNQCVICHRVLSCQSALKMHYRTHTGERPFKCKICGRAFTTKGNLKTHFGVHRAKPPLRVQHSCPICQKKFTNAVVLQQHIRMHMGGQIPNTPLPEGFQDAMDSELSYDEKNVDTLSNFDDDIDENSMEEDPELKDTASDSSKPLISYSGSCPSSPPSVISSIAALENQMKMIDSVMNCQQLTSLKSIENGSGESDHLSNDSSSAVGDLESQSAGSPAMSESSSSMQALSPVNSNSESFRSKSPGLSNQEEPQEIQLKTEKPDSPPPTTENGGALDLTSTNPGRPVIKEEAPFSLLFLNRERGPSQSTPSLVTSTAPTMIKMEVNGHSKPISLGEVPSLPAGIQVPAAPQTVMSPGITPMLAPPPRRTPKQHNCQSCGKTFSSASALQIHERTHTGEKPFGCTICGRAFTTKGNLKVHMGTHMWNNAPARRGRRLSVENPMALLGGDALKFSEMFQKDLAARAMNVDPNFWNQYAAAITNGLAMKNNEISVIQNGGIPQLPVSLGGGAIPPLSNLTGGMDKARTGSSPPIVSLDKASSETGAGRPFTRFIEDNKEIGIN, encoded by the exons ATGTCTCGTCGAAAGCAAGCGAAACCCCAGCACCTCAAATCGGACGAAGAGCTACAAGCAGAGGTAGTTTCTGAGCACG CAGTCCCGGGAGAAGGAGCAGATGATGGTGATAGCGGGAATGAGAGCAGGAGTGGAAGTGAAGAAACCAACGTCTGTGAGAAGTGCTGCGCCGAGTTCTTCAAGTGGACGGACTTCCTGGAGCACAAGAAGAGCTGCACTAAAAACCCCCTGGTGCTGATTGTCAATGAAGATGAACCAGCTCCACCCCCGGCTGAGGAATTCCCTGATCCCTCTCCCGCCAGCTCTCCCAGTGACCAGGCAGAGAGTGAAGCTGCTGAAGAAGGCGTCCAGGCAGAAAACAACGACAGCTCTGAGGTAAAAAACAcggaaaaggaagaagagccGATGGAGGTAGAaacttctgcagaaaaaaatttccagaaTAAAGGCACCTCAAACACAGCTACTCCTCTACCTCAGATCCCTGAACCATCTTCCATGACAAGCTATAACATGCCAAACACCAATGTCACGCTAGAGACTCTGCTGAGCACGAAAGTGGCAGTCGCGCAGTTCTCGCAGAGCACGCGGGCCACTGCTTCCACGAGCATCAGCAGCGGGGTGACGGCTGTGGCCATCCCCATGATTCTGGAGCAGCTcatggccctgcagcagcagcagatccaccagctccagctgatCGAGCAGATCCGCAGTCAGGTGGCGATGATGAACCGCCAGCCCCTGCGACCATCCCTCAGCCAGATCGTGGCTGCGCAGGCTGGTCCCGGACAGGCCTCCAACCAGCTGCAAGGGTTTGCCACCAGCGCTGCCGTCCAGCTCACTGCAGTCATTCCTTCTGCCATTGTGGGGCAGGCCACTGCTGGCCAGCCCACTGCCTTCGACGGCTCTCAGCACATCTCGAGACCTACATCCGGAACAAGTACACCCAATATATCTGGCAGTGGCTCTTCTGCCCTGCCTGAATCAGGTGTACCTTCCTCCTCGAACGCGATTACGTCCATAACTCCAGTTTCTGTGTCAAATGCTCCAAACAGTGCTTCGCAGCCCCAGAATGCTTCGACTCCACCTTCAATAGGACATGGAAGCCTCACCTCAGTATCCAGCCTGCCAAACCCACTTCTACCTCAGACTTCATCAAATAGCGTGATCTTCCCCAATCCGCTGGTTAGCATCGCGGCAACTGCTAATGCGCTCGATCCTTTGTCCGCCCTTATGAAGCACCGCAAAGGAAAGCCACCAAATGTGTCAGTGTTTGAACCCAAGTCAAGCTCTGAGGACCccttttttaaacataaatgcCGATTTTGTGCCAAGGTCTTTGGAAGTGACAGTGCTTTACAGATTCACCTCCGCTCGCATACAGGCGAAAGACCTTTTAAGTGTAACATATGTGGAAACCGCTTTTCCACAAAGGGCAACCTGAAAGTTCATTTTCAGAGGCATAAAGAGAAATACCCTCATATTCAGATGAACCCTTATCCTGTTCCAGAATACCTCGACAATGTGCCCACCTGCTCTGGAATCCCGTATGGGATGTCGCTGCCCCCTGAGAAGCCGGTCACAACGTGGTTAGATAGTAAACCTGTTTTACCAACTGTCCCAACTTCCATCGGGCTCCAGCTGCCCCCCACTATTCCTGGTGTGAACAGTTACGGAGACTCTCCAAGTATCACTCCTATGAGCAGGTCACCCCAGAGGCCTTCTCCCGCCTCCAGTGAATGCACTTCTCTATCCCCCAGCCTCAACACTTCTGAGTTGGGCGTTCCAGCGTCTGCTGAATCCCCGCAGCCCGTTCAGAGTGGCTCATCTCTGACCAAGGCAGAACCTGTCACTCTGCCTCCCACGAGCACACGGCTCGGGGACCTTTCTGCAGGTGGGCAAGTTTCTGCAGCTGCCACATCTTCAATTCCTACGGTGGTTACAGACAGCACTGTTGCAACAAGCCTCCCAAACCCTGTGCTTCCAGCAGTGTCTGACCAGTTTAAGGCAAAGTTTCCATTTGGTGGTCTGCTAGACTCTATGCAAACATCAGAAACCTCAAAACTACAACAGCTAGTGGAGAACATTGATAAGAAGATGACAGATCCGAATCAATGTGTCATTTGTCACCGTGTTCTTAGTTGTCAGAGCGCTCTCAAGATGCATTACAGAACACATACTGGAGAAAGAccatttaaatgcaaaatttgtGGACGTGCCTTTACTACAAAAGGCAATctaaaaacacattttggaGTTCATCGAGCAAAGCCACCACTTAGAGTACAGCACTCGTGTCCCATTTGTCAGAAGAAATTTACAAACGCGGTTGTTCTTCAGCAGCACATTCGTATGCATATGGGTGGGCAAATTCCGAACACACCACTACCAGAGGGCTTCCAGGATGCCATGGACTCAGAGCTTTCCTATGACGAGAAGAATGTTGACACACTGAGCAACTTCGATGATGACATTGATGAAAATTCTATGGAAGAGGACCCGGAACTAAAGGACACGGCAAGTGATTCATCCAAACCCCTTATCTCTTACTCTGGGTCATGTCCTTCTTCACCACCTTCTGTGATCTCCAGTATTGCTGCTTTGGAGAATCAAATGAAAATGATTGATTCTGTCATGAACTGTCAGCAGCTGACCAGTTTAAAATCCATAGAAAATGGATCAGGGGAAAGTGACCATTTGAGCAATGACTCCTCATCAGCCGTTGGTGATCTTGAAAGCCAGagtgcaggcagccctgcaatGTCAGAGTCTTCTTCCTCCATGCAAGCTTTGTCTCCTGTGAATAGCAATAGTGAAAGTTTCAGATCAAAGTCCCCCGGTCTCAGTAACCAGGAAGAGCCTCAAGAAATACaattaaagacagaaaaaccaGACAGTCCACCACCCACAACTGAAAATGGAGGCGCATTAGACCTGACATCCACCAACCCGGGAAGACCGGTCATCAAAGAGGAGGCTCCTTTTAGTCTGCTGTTCCTGAACAGAGAACGTG GTCCCAGCCAAAGTACTCCTAGCCTGGTCACCAGTACAGCACCTACCATGATCAAAATGGAAGTGAATGGTCACAGCAAGCCGATCTCTTTGGGTGAGGTTCCCTCGCTTCCAGCTGGAATCCAGGTTCCTGCTGCACCACAGACAGTGATGAGTCCGGGGATCACCCCTATGCTGGCACCCCCCCCTCGCCGGACTCCCAAGCAGCACAACTGTCAGTCATGCGGGAAGACCTTCTCCTCAGCAAGTGCACTGCAGATACACGAGCGCACCCATACCGGTGAAAAACCGTTTGGTTGCACAATCTGTGGTAGAGCTTTTACCACAAAGGGGAATCTTAAG GTTCACATGGGGACTCACATGTGGAATAATGCCCCTGCACGCCGTGGCCGACGCCTCTCTGTGGAAAACCCCATGGCTTTGCTCGGTGGCGACGCTCTCAAGTTCTCCGAGATGTTCCAGAAGGATTTGGCAGCTCGGGCCATGAATGTTGACCCCAATTTTTGGAACCAATATGCTGCAGCTATCACTAACGGACTTGCTATGAAGAACAATGAGATTTCTGTCATACAGAACGGAGGCATTCCTCAGCTCCCAGTAAGTCTAGGCGGAGGCGCCATCCCGCCTCTAAGTAACCTTACCGGTGGCATGGACAAAGCtcgcacaggcagcagccctcCCATTGTCAGTCTGGACAAAGCAAGTTCTGAGACGGGAGCCGGTCGTCCATTCACCAGATTTATTGAGGATAATAAAGAGATTGGCATAAATTAA